From a region of the Streptomyces sp. B21-083 genome:
- a CDS encoding serine/threonine-protein kinase: MQGQLLAGRYRLVDVIGSGGMGRVWRAHDELLHRAVAVKELTAALYVSESEQAVLLARTRAEARAAARINHSAVVTLHDVLDHDGRPWIVMELVEGNSLADAVKEAGRVEPREAARIGLWVLRALTAAHAAGVLHRDIKPGNVLLSQDGRVLLTDFGIAQVEGDTTITRTGEIVGSVDYLAPERLRGDDPGPSSDLWALGATLYTAVEGRSPFRRTSPLTTMQAVVEDEPAEPRYAGPLGPVITALLLKDPAVRPGAAEAEQMLAEAAEGRRPRAAEQYVPTLRSRSVRAPAAGEVGTFRIGGAAAASTTAQQGTVVGPAAPGRPSRRGRTIALVAALVVLVGVGGAVELHQWNSRSQEVGSGGAATPSGAASGEASATPSTSTAAATDVPKGWARVEDPAGFSLPLPQGWTRTVTNGQIDYTPDGGKHFLRIAIDKDPDFDDPYLHQLDLELQLKRLSEYSRVSLESNIYRDRKGALWDFTWTALAKDSEFPGPRRAIEQAYLGRDGAEYVIYMSAPAADWVTAREQFTTVLRGWRPNSG; this comes from the coding sequence TGTGGCGTGCGCACGACGAGCTGCTGCACCGTGCCGTCGCCGTCAAGGAGTTGACGGCCGCGCTGTACGTGTCCGAGAGCGAGCAGGCCGTCCTGCTCGCCCGGACGCGGGCCGAGGCGCGCGCGGCGGCGCGGATCAACCACTCCGCCGTCGTCACCCTGCACGACGTGCTCGACCACGACGGCCGGCCGTGGATCGTGATGGAACTCGTCGAGGGCAACTCGCTGGCCGACGCGGTCAAGGAGGCCGGGCGCGTCGAGCCGCGTGAGGCCGCCAGGATCGGTCTGTGGGTGCTGCGCGCACTGACCGCCGCGCACGCCGCCGGTGTACTGCACCGCGATATCAAGCCCGGCAACGTCCTCCTCTCCCAGGACGGCCGCGTCCTGCTCACCGACTTCGGCATAGCCCAGGTCGAGGGGGACACGACCATCACCCGTACCGGAGAGATCGTCGGCTCGGTCGACTACCTCGCCCCGGAACGGCTGCGCGGCGACGACCCGGGACCGTCCTCCGACCTGTGGGCGCTCGGCGCCACGCTGTACACGGCCGTCGAGGGCCGGTCCCCGTTCCGCCGGACCTCCCCGCTGACCACCATGCAGGCGGTCGTCGAGGACGAGCCCGCCGAGCCGCGGTACGCCGGTCCGCTCGGGCCCGTCATCACGGCCCTGCTTCTCAAGGATCCCGCCGTACGGCCCGGAGCCGCCGAGGCCGAGCAGATGCTCGCGGAGGCGGCGGAGGGGCGACGGCCCCGCGCGGCCGAGCAGTACGTGCCGACGCTGCGCAGCCGGTCGGTGCGGGCGCCGGCGGCAGGGGAGGTCGGGACCTTCCGCATAGGCGGCGCGGCAGCCGCTTCCACCACGGCTCAGCAGGGAACCGTCGTCGGTCCTGCCGCCCCGGGACGGCCGAGCCGCCGGGGTCGGACGATCGCCCTCGTGGCCGCGCTGGTCGTGCTCGTCGGAGTGGGTGGAGCGGTCGAGCTGCACCAGTGGAACTCGCGGTCGCAGGAGGTGGGTTCCGGCGGCGCGGCGACTCCGTCCGGCGCCGCGTCCGGCGAGGCCTCTGCCACGCCCTCCACTTCCACTGCCGCCGCCACCGACGTGCCGAAGGGCTGGGCGCGGGTCGAGGATCCGGCCGGTTTCAGCCTCCCGCTGCCCCAGGGGTGGACGCGGACGGTGACGAACGGGCAGATCGACTACACACCTGACGGCGGGAAGCACTTCCTGCGCATCGCCATCGACAAGGACCCGGACTTCGACGACCCCTACCTCCACCAGCTCGACCTGGAGCTGCAGCTCAAGCGGCTCAGCGAGTACAGCAGGGTGAGCCTGGAGTCGAACATCTACCGCGACCGCAAGGGCGCGCTCTGGGACTTCACCTGGACAGCCCTGGCCAAGGACTCGGAGTTCCCAGGACCGCGGCGGGCCATCGAGCAGGCGTATCTCGGCCGGGACGGAGCCGAGTACGTGATCTACATGTCCGCCCCGGCGGCCGACTGGGTGACCGCGCGTGAGCAGTTCACGACGGTGCTGCGAGGGTGGCGGCCGAACTCCGGCTGA